Proteins encoded together in one Chitinophaga sp. LS1 window:
- a CDS encoding response regulator, translated as MKTKTTPHKILIIDDEGDLCMLLNILLEGNGTKVEHVQSIAKAEEYLLQEKPSLILLDNRLPDGFGIDFLSVVKKEHPTVKVIMISGVDAAAQDVALENGADAFLKKPFAKTQLHQTVTELLNAEEAVNSLS; from the coding sequence ATGAAAACTAAAACTACTCCCCACAAAATATTGATCATTGATGACGAAGGTGACCTGTGCATGCTTCTAAACATACTACTGGAAGGGAATGGAACGAAAGTAGAACATGTGCAAAGCATTGCTAAAGCTGAGGAATATCTTCTACAGGAAAAGCCTTCTTTAATATTATTAGACAATCGACTGCCTGACGGTTTTGGTATCGACTTTCTTAGCGTTGTAAAAAAGGAACATCCCACTGTAAAAGTGATCATGATCTCTGGTGTTGATGCGGCCGCGCAGGATGTAGCGCTGGAAAATGGTGCTGATGCTTTTCTCAAAAAACCATTTGCCAAAACGCAGTTGCACCAGACGGTTACGGAGTTACTGAATGCGGAAGAAGCTGTTAATTCGCTGTCCTGA
- a CDS encoding ATP-binding protein: MSVRTIRGNLLFWKIATVFSVLLIILGIVFVLIASKLSRSYYTMAHQELYGNVASHLASFTHPLKNGQPDTTVTHDIIHSIMVANPSVEVYLLDTTGKITDYVVPDKSVQNHQVDISKVKQWLAVKNGERPLGDNPKQPDEPGIFSAAPVYENGQLTGYVYAVLASEKQREILTTLNSHLYYRLGMYIFFCALGIAFIVGVITFFLITNSICDIAMVVRRFKEGDYSARIEGHAKGNLGMLTSTFNEMADVIVDNFDKISATDKFRQELIANVSHDLRTPLSIMQGYVETLMIKKDSLAEPEKNKYLSVVLDSSKKLSVLVEQLFQYAKLEANQVNPEKEQFLLSELASDILMAYQLKAKEKGISLNLNTEGNLPLVFADIALTERVLQNLIDNSFKFTSEGGSITIQLQQTSAGVKVEVADTGIGIAPEDQTYIFERYKYLHKDGLPKKGMGIGLAIAKKILELHQSSIQVNSAPGKGAAFWFVLPAVAGVGM; this comes from the coding sequence ATGTCTGTAAGAACGATCCGGGGCAATCTTTTATTCTGGAAAATAGCCACTGTATTTTCTGTCCTGCTTATCATATTGGGAATCGTGTTTGTGTTGATCGCTTCTAAGTTATCCAGGTCTTATTATACGATGGCACATCAGGAGCTCTATGGCAATGTAGCATCACACCTGGCTAGCTTTACACATCCATTGAAAAATGGCCAACCAGACACCACCGTAACACACGATATTATTCATTCCATTATGGTGGCCAATCCAAGTGTGGAAGTCTATTTACTGGATACTACAGGAAAGATCACCGACTATGTTGTTCCGGATAAATCGGTCCAGAACCATCAGGTGGATATCAGCAAAGTAAAACAATGGCTGGCTGTTAAAAATGGAGAACGCCCCCTTGGTGATAATCCCAAGCAGCCGGACGAGCCAGGTATATTTTCCGCAGCACCGGTATATGAGAACGGGCAACTGACTGGTTATGTATATGCAGTATTAGCCAGCGAAAAGCAAAGGGAAATACTTACTACACTTAATAGCCATTTGTATTATCGCCTGGGTATGTATATTTTCTTCTGCGCCCTGGGAATCGCATTTATTGTGGGCGTCATTACTTTTTTCCTGATTACGAACAGTATCTGCGATATTGCAATGGTTGTCCGGAGGTTTAAGGAAGGCGATTATTCTGCCCGCATAGAAGGTCATGCCAAAGGTAACCTGGGTATGCTCACTTCTACATTTAATGAAATGGCGGACGTTATCGTGGACAATTTCGACAAGATAAGTGCCACAGATAAATTCCGGCAGGAGCTGATTGCCAATGTATCCCATGACCTGCGCACACCTTTATCCATTATGCAGGGATATGTAGAGACGCTGATGATCAAAAAAGATAGCCTGGCAGAACCAGAAAAAAATAAATACCTCTCGGTAGTGCTGGACAGCTCCAAAAAATTATCAGTGCTGGTAGAGCAATTGTTTCAATATGCCAAACTGGAAGCCAACCAGGTAAACCCGGAAAAAGAACAGTTCCTGCTTAGCGAACTGGCCTCCGATATACTGATGGCTTACCAGCTCAAAGCAAAAGAAAAAGGTATTAGCTTAAACCTCAATACTGAGGGTAACCTGCCACTTGTGTTTGCAGACATTGCGCTTACTGAAAGGGTATTGCAGAACCTGATAGATAATTCCTTTAAGTTTACCTCTGAAGGTGGCAGTATCACCATCCAATTACAACAAACCAGTGCCGGTGTAAAGGTAGAAGTTGCTGATACTGGTATCGGCATCGCACCAGAAGACCAAACTTATATTTTTGAACGGTATAAGTATTTACATAAAGATGGGCTTCCCAAAAAAGGGATGGGCATCGGTCTGGCTATCGCAAAAAAAATATTGGAGCTGCACCAGTCGTCAATACAGGTAAATAGCGCCCCGGGCAAGGGCGCGGCATTCTGGTTTGTGCTGCCGGCAGTAGCAGGAGTTGGTATGTAA